GGATCTCGGTGATGGTGAAGCCGAGCTTGCCGACGTAGAAGTCGAGCGCGGCCTCGATGTCGTGGACCTTGAGGCCGATGTGCTGGAGGCCCAGGAAGGGCGAAGGGGGCTGGGGCATGGAAACGCTCCTCGGCGGAGAAGGATTCATGCGTGAGGGTAGCACGGACCGGCCGTGATGGCCTGTTCCCCTTCGGGGGAGGAATCCAAGGCCATGCGAACCCGTAGGGGCGGTTCGCGAACCGCCCCTGCGCCTCGCGAATGCCGCGTCAGAGGGGCTGTCTTGCCCCCTCTCCCTCCGGGAGAGGGCCGGGGTGGGGGAATGCCTCTCGTCCGCGCCCCCTCACCCTACCCTCTCCCGGAGGGAGAGGGTTCCTGCGGCAACATCCGCCCGGGCTCCGCGGCGGCCGGCGGGGCCTCGGGGAGCGGGGCCAGGCGCTGCGAGGCGATCACGGCCCCGGCGAGCGCCAGCCCGATGAGGTCCGTCAGCCATCCCGAGTGGATCAGCAGCAGGGAGGCGGCGCCGGTGGCTAGCCGCTCCCAGGGGCGCAGGGGGGCCAGGAGGAAGCCGTGCAGGCTCGCCGCGAGGAGCACCACCCCCGCGCAGGCGCTCAGCACCGCGAGGGCCACCTGGCCCCAGTCCCCCACGAGGAGGAGCGCCGGGCCGTACACGAAGAAGAAGGGCACGACGAAGCCCGTCGCCCCCAGCCGGACGGCGGCGATGCCGGTCGCCCAGAGGGGGGTCTGGCCGATGCCCGCGGCGGCGTAGACGGCCAGGGCCACGGGCGGGGTGATGGCCGAGATGATGGCGAAGTAGAAGACGAACAGATGCGCCGCGATGGGGACGACGCCCAGCTTGATGAGGGCGGGGACGAGAAGGGCGGCCTGCATCACGTAGGCCGCCGTCGTGGGCATCCCCATGCCCAGGATGATGCCGGCGACCATGGTGAGCGCCAGGGCCGGGATGAGGCTCCCCGAGGCGAGGGAGAGGATGAAACTCGTGAACTTGATCCCTAGGCCGGTGTGGGCGATGACGCCGATGACGATTCCGGCCGAGGCGCAGGCGGCGGCCACCCCCACGGAATTGTGGGCCCCGCTCTGGAGCGCTCCGTAGAAGCCCTTGAGGTCCAGCCGGGTCCCGGCCCGCAGGGAGGAGATGAGGACGACGGTGACGGTGGACCAGAAGGCGGCGAGGAAGGCGGTGTAGCCCTCCCACATGAGCCAGACGAGGACGAGGATGGGGACCAGCATGTGCCCCCGCGCGGCGAGCACCCCCCGGAGGGGGGGGATCTCCTCGGGCCGCAGGCCCCGCAGCCCCGTGCGGCGCGCCTCGAAGTGGATGGCCATGAAGAGCGCCAGGTAGTAGAGCAGGGCGGGGATGGCGGCCTGGAGCGCCACCTGGCTGTAGGGGATGCCCGCCAGCTCGGCCAGCACGAAGGCCGCCGCCCCCATGACGGGCGGCATGATCTGGCCTCCCGTCGAGGCCACCGCCTCGACCGCCGCCGCGACGTGGCCGCGGAAGCCGGTGCGCTTCATCAGCGGGATGGTCAGCCAGCCGTCCACCATCACGTTCGCCACCGCGCTCCCCGAGATCGTGCCGAAGAACCCGCTCGAGATGCAGGCGATCTTGCCCGGGCCGCCGGGCGAGCGCCCGGCGAGGGCGGAGGCCAGGTCCATGAACAGGGCGCCCGTGTTCGTGCGCTCGAGGAAGGCGCCGAAGATGACGAACAGCACGACGTAGGTCGCCGAGACGCCGAGGGGGATGCCGAAAATCCCGTCGGGAGAGAGGTAGGCGATGTCCAGCAGGGTCTCGAGACTCAGCCCGGCGTGGCGCATGGGGCCCGGCAGCCAGGGCCCGGCCAGGGCGTAGAAGATGAAGGCGAGGACGGTCAGGGTGAGGGTGGGGCCCAGGGTGCGGCGCGAGGCCTCGAGCACCATGAGGACGAGGAGGACGCCCATCGCCGTCTGCGCCCCGGTGAGGGAGTCCACGTACACCATCCGGCTGTTGAGGTGCTCGAGGTTCCAGAAGATGTAGAGGAGCGGCGCGAGCGAGCAGGCGAGGAGAACGAGGTTCCCCAGGCGGGGCAGCCCCGCCGCGAGCCTGCCGCCCGAGAGGAAGGTGTACTCCAGCAGGCGCGAGAGCCCGTATCCCTCCTGGGGCCGGGCGAGGAAGACGAGGCAGAAGACCAGCGCCAGGTGGACGCCCCGGAGCACGAAAGCTTCCGGGGCGCCCGCCATGGCGATGTAGAGGTGAAAGAGGGACATCCCGGCGGCGATGAGGCCGATCAAGAAACCCTGTGGACGCCCCACACCGCCTTCCACGAGCCGGTCCTCCGGCTAGTTCCGCGCCCCGATCTCCTTGTAGTACCGCGCCGCGCCGGGGTGCACGGGCACGCCCACGTCGGCGGCCATCTCCTTGGGCGTGAGGCCCTTGGTCGCGGGCACCACGGCGTGGATGGACGCTAGGTTCTTCGCCATCGCCCTGGTGAGCTGATAGACCAAGTCGTTCGAGAGCTTTCCGCTCGCGATCAGGTGGGTGTAGGTGCCGAAGGCCGAGACGTCCTTGTCCTGGCCCTTGTAGGTTCCGGCCGGGATGTTGCGCCGGGCGTAGCCGCCGTTGAGCTTGAGGAGCTTCTGGAAGGTGGCGTCGTCCAGGTTCATCAAGGCGACCTTGCGGCCCGTGGCCAGGTCCATGAGGGCGGGAGCGGGGATGGTGGTGACCAGCATGAAGGCGTCCGAGTGCCCGTCCCGCATGAGGGCCACAGAGTCGTTGTAGGAGCCGTGGTTCACCTTGGCGAGGTCCTTGTAGGTGAGGCCGCCCGTCGCGAGGAAGTGGCGGGCCATCTGCTCGCCGGTGTTGCCCACGGCCTGGGTGGTGAGGCGCTTGCCTTTGAGCTGGGCCGGGGTGCGGATGGTGTCGCCGCCCTTGTCCAGGACCACCGCGTGGAAGTACTGCAGGTAGAGCGTCGCCACGTGGCGGACGTTCTGGGTCTTCTTGTCGAAGGGCTTCCGGCCCAGGACGGCGTCCGCCGTGGAGACGGAGTTGCCCAGGCCGAGGTCGGCCTTGCCCGCCTCGACGCCCTTCACGTTGCTGATGCCGGCGCCGAGCTGGACGGTGATGTTCACGCCCTTGAGCTCGCGCTTGGCGATCTCGGCGACCGCCCCGCCGAGCGGATACCAGGAGCCGCCCTGCGGCCCGGTCATCATCTTGAGCTCCGCCGCCTGGGCGGCGCCGGCCACAGCCAGCCATCCGGCCGCCAGCGCGGCCAGCCCCATCCATCCCTTCGTCTTCATGTTCGCGCCCTCCTTCGCGTGAATGAAACCCAGCGCCCCCCGCGCGGGAGAAGGGGCGGCCCAGCCCCCCGCTCCGGGCGGGATCGGTCCACGGACTCCATGAAAGAAGCCGCCTCGAAATGCTTGAAAGATTGGAGAAAGTGTATGCCAGGCGGAGGGGAGGGCGCAACGATTATTCCGGAGGCGGGGGGGTGGATTTGCAGGGGCGAACCTTCCTTCGGAGGCCGAAGCCCCCTTCGGAGGGCGAAGGCCTCGTATTCGCCCTGGGCGGGCGTCCATTCGGGAAGGTCGATGATGGCTCTATGAAGCTCGCCAAAGGTAAGCGTTGCCCTTGGGGGGACATCTTCCCTCACCCCCGACCCCTCTCCCAATGGGAGAGGGGCGCCGCGGTTCATCTTGCTCTCGCCCCCAAAGTGAACGGCGCCACGCCTCCCTCTCCCTCTGGGAGAGGGCCGGGGTGAGGGGGAGGCTCGCGGCGGCCGCCGCTTTTCCCCTCATCCTTCATCCTACCCCGGAAGCAGGATGGCCTGGTCGGGCTCGAAGCAGAGCGCCACCCCCTCGCCCGGGACGAGGGGGACCTCGCCCCGGCGGTGGGGCCCGTCCGCGAGGAGGAGGGCGCCCCCCGCCTCGACGCGGTAGCGGACGGCGCTGCCCAGGAACTCCCGCCCGCGCACGACCCCCTCCAGCCGCCCGGCGCCGGCCGGGGCCGGCTCGTTCTTCCGGCGGACGAGGAGGTGGTGGGGCCTGAGGACAAGGCCCGCCGGGCCCTCCTCCGCCGGAGCGCCCAGGGGGACGCGGATTCCGCCCGCTCCCTCGAAGGCGCCGCCGCGCACCCGGCCCTCGATCAGGTTGGCCGTCCCCAGGAACTGCGCCACGAAGCGGTTGGCCGGCCGGTCGTAGAGCTCGATCGGGGTGCCGAGCTGCTGGATGACGCCGCCGTCCAGCACCGCGATCCGGTCGGCGATGGTGTTGGCCTCCTCCTGGTCGTGCGTCACGTAGACGGCGGTCGTGCCGAGCTTGCGCTGGAGGTCGCGGAGCTCCCCGCGCATCTGGACGCGGAGCTTGGCGTCGAGGTTCGAGAGGGGCTCGTCGAGGAGGAGCACCTCGGGCTCGACGACGATGGTGCGCGCCAGCGCCACCCGCTGCTGCTGCCCGCCCGAGAGCTGGGAGGGCCGCCGGGCGCCGTAGCCGCCAAGGCCCACGAGGTCGAGGGCGGCTTCCGCCCGGCGGGCGACTTCGGCCCGGGGGAGCCTGCGCTCCTCGAGGCCGAAGGCCACGTTGCGCCAGACGCTCATGTGGGGCCAGAGGGCGTAGTTCTGGAAGACCATGCCCACGTTGCGCCGCCAGGGGGGCACCCCGGTGACGTCCCGGCCCCCGATGAGGACGCGGCCGGCCTGCGCGCGGCCGAAGCCCGCGATGAGGCGCAGCAGCGTCGTCTTGCCCGAGCCCGAGGGGCCCAGGAAGGCGAAGAACTCGCCGGGCCTGATCTCCAGGCTCACGTCCCGGAGGACCTGGACGGGCCCGTAGGCGAGGCTCACGCCCTCGATGACGACCCCGGCGCTCATGCCCCCGCCCCCGCCGGGATCTCCGCCCGGGCGGCCGGGACCGCCGCCCCCACCCCGAGCTTGCCCTGGCCGATCAAGCGGTTCGAAAGGTAGGCGCCCGCCGCCATCAGCGCCACCGCCACGATGCCCAGCGCCGCCCCCGGGCCCCGCCCCGCCGCGCTCTGCATGTAGACGTAGATGCCGTAGGAGAGAGGGGCGTTGGCGTCGGTCGAGACGAGCATGAGGGTGGTCGAAAGCTCCACCGCCGCCGTCACGAAGCTCGCCACGAAGCCGGCGAGGATGCCCCCCGACATGAGGGGCACGGTGACGCGCGCCACCGTCCGGAGCCGGTGGGCCCCCAGGTTCTCCGCCGCCTCCTCGAGCGAGGGGTGCACCTGCTGGAGGGCGGCCACGCAGGCCCTGAGCGCGTAGGGCAGCCGCCGCACCGAGAGGGCCACCACCAGCACCGGCCAAAAGGCGGCGAGGGGCTCCCCGCTCCAGGGCAGGGCCACGCCGTGGAAGGTGCGGAGGTAGCCGATCCCCAGCACCACCCCGGGGATGGCGAGGGAGGCCATCGAGACGTAGTCCAGCAGGTGCCGCCCCGGGATGCGGGTGCGGAGGATGAGGTAGGCGATGGCCGTCCCGGCGATGACGTCGATCCCGGCGGCGAGCCCGCTGTAGAGCAGGGTATTGGTCATGAACTGGGGCGTCTCGCGGAAGACCTCGGCGTAGTGCTGGAGGGTCAGGCCCTCGGGCAGCACGCTGAAGGACCACACCCTCCCCACCGAGAGCAGGAAGATCCCCAGGTGGGGGGAGAGCACCAGGGCCAGGATGAGGAAGACGACGGCGTAGCAGCCCGCCTTCTCCCAGGGCCGGAGCGGCTTCTTCGAGAGGCCTCCCGCGCCCTTCTGCACGGTGGCGTATTCCTTGCCCCGGAGCGCCAGCCCCGCCAGCCCCATGGCGAGGAGCGAGAAGGCCACCATGATCACCGAGAGCACGTAGCCCATCGGGTCCGCCACCCCGATGGTGGTGATGCGGAGGTAGGCCTGGGGGCCCAGCATCTGGGTCACGTTCAGGAGGAGCGGGGTGCCCAGCTCGTCGAACACCTTCGTGAAGACGAGCAGCGCCCCCGCCGCGTAGCCCGGCATGGCGAGGGGGAAGACGATCCGACGGAAGAGGCGGAAGCCGCTCGCCCCCAGGTTCTGGGCGGACTCCTCCATGGAGCTGTCGATGTTGGCGAGGCTGGCCGAGAGGTTCATCAGCAGGAAGGGAAAGTAGTGCAGGGTCTCGACGAAGATGACGCCGTTCAGCCCCTCCATGAAGGGGACCGTGACGCCGAGCCAGCGCTCCAGCAGCAGGTTCACGCTCCCGCTCCGGCCGAAGACGAGCTGCATGGCCACCGCCCCCACGAAGGGGGGGATGATGAGGGGGATGATCCCGAGGCTCTGGATGAGGATTGCCCCGCCCAGCTCGAGCCGGGTGGTGAAGTAGGCGAGCGGCACCGAGATGAGGGTGGCCAGCAGCATGGACATCAGGGCCACGTAGAGGGAGTTCCAGAAGGACTCGACGAAGAGCGCCGCCCCGAAGAAGTCCTGGAAGTGGACCAGGGTCAGGCCGCCGCGCCCGTCCGAGAAGGCGGCCAGGATGACCTGGAGCACCGGCACCGCGAGGAAGAGCAGGAGAAAGAGGGCGATCGCCAGCGCGGCCAGCGCGGTGCCCGCGTTGCGGCGCATGAAGCCCTCCTCCCTTTGTCTTATCGCCGGGCTATGGGTTGAAAACTGAATTCTTGGGGCGTTGACTCTCGAAATGACATCAGCGGG
The Candidatus Tectomicrobia bacterium DNA segment above includes these coding regions:
- a CDS encoding TRAP transporter permease — protein: MSLFHLYIAMAGAPEAFVLRGVHLALVFCLVFLARPQEGYGLSRLLEYTFLSGGRLAAGLPRLGNLVLLACSLAPLLYIFWNLEHLNSRMVYVDSLTGAQTAMGVLLVLMVLEASRRTLGPTLTLTVLAFIFYALAGPWLPGPMRHAGLSLETLLDIAYLSPDGIFGIPLGVSATYVVLFVIFGAFLERTNTGALFMDLASALAGRSPGGPGKIACISSGFFGTISGSAVANVMVDGWLTIPLMKRTGFRGHVAAAVEAVASTGGQIMPPVMGAAAFVLAELAGIPYSQVALQAAIPALLYYLALFMAIHFEARRTGLRGLRPEEIPPLRGVLAARGHMLVPILVLVWLMWEGYTAFLAAFWSTVTVVLISSLRAGTRLDLKGFYGALQSGAHNSVGVAAACASAGIVIGVIAHTGLGIKFTSFILSLASGSLIPALALTMVAGIILGMGMPTTAAYVMQAALLVPALIKLGVVPIAAHLFVFYFAIISAITPPVALAVYAAAGIGQTPLWATGIAAVRLGATGFVVPFFFVYGPALLLVGDWGQVALAVLSACAGVVLLAASLHGFLLAPLRPWERLATGAASLLLIHSGWLTDLIGLALAGAVIASQRLAPLPEAPPAAAEPGRMLPQEPSPSGRG
- a CDS encoding TAXI family TRAP transporter solute-binding subunit, translating into MKTKGWMGLAALAAGWLAVAGAAQAAELKMMTGPQGGSWYPLGGAVAEIAKRELKGVNITVQLGAGISNVKGVEAGKADLGLGNSVSTADAVLGRKPFDKKTQNVRHVATLYLQYFHAVVLDKGGDTIRTPAQLKGKRLTTQAVGNTGEQMARHFLATGGLTYKDLAKVNHGSYNDSVALMRDGHSDAFMLVTTIPAPALMDLATGRKVALMNLDDATFQKLLKLNGGYARRNIPAGTYKGQDKDVSAFGTYTHLIASGKLSNDLVYQLTRAMAKNLASIHAVVPATKGLTPKEMAADVGVPVHPGAARYYKEIGARN
- a CDS encoding ABC transporter ATP-binding protein, which translates into the protein MSAGVVIEGVSLAYGPVQVLRDVSLEIRPGEFFAFLGPSGSGKTTLLRLIAGFGRAQAGRVLIGGRDVTGVPPWRRNVGMVFQNYALWPHMSVWRNVAFGLEERRLPRAEVARRAEAALDLVGLGGYGARRPSQLSGGQQQRVALARTIVVEPEVLLLDEPLSNLDAKLRVQMRGELRDLQRKLGTTAVYVTHDQEEANTIADRIAVLDGGVIQQLGTPIELYDRPANRFVAQFLGTANLIEGRVRGGAFEGAGGIRVPLGAPAEEGPAGLVLRPHHLLVRRKNEPAPAGAGRLEGVVRGREFLGSAVRYRVEAGGALLLADGPHRRGEVPLVPGEGVALCFEPDQAILLPG
- a CDS encoding iron ABC transporter permease, coding for MRRNAGTALAALAIALFLLLFLAVPVLQVILAAFSDGRGGLTLVHFQDFFGAALFVESFWNSLYVALMSMLLATLISVPLAYFTTRLELGGAILIQSLGIIPLIIPPFVGAVAMQLVFGRSGSVNLLLERWLGVTVPFMEGLNGVIFVETLHYFPFLLMNLSASLANIDSSMEESAQNLGASGFRLFRRIVFPLAMPGYAAGALLVFTKVFDELGTPLLLNVTQMLGPQAYLRITTIGVADPMGYVLSVIMVAFSLLAMGLAGLALRGKEYATVQKGAGGLSKKPLRPWEKAGCYAVVFLILALVLSPHLGIFLLSVGRVWSFSVLPEGLTLQHYAEVFRETPQFMTNTLLYSGLAAGIDVIAGTAIAYLILRTRIPGRHLLDYVSMASLAIPGVVLGIGYLRTFHGVALPWSGEPLAAFWPVLVVALSVRRLPYALRACVAALQQVHPSLEEAAENLGAHRLRTVARVTVPLMSGGILAGFVASFVTAAVELSTTLMLVSTDANAPLSYGIYVYMQSAAGRGPGAALGIVAVALMAAGAYLSNRLIGQGKLGVGAAVPAARAEIPAGAGA